A genomic region of Leptolyngbya sp. NIES-2104 contains the following coding sequences:
- the rpsL gene encoding 30S ribosomal protein S12 gives MPTIQQLIRSERNKAKKKTKSPALKSCPQRRGVCTRVYTTTPKKPNSALRKVARVRLTSGFEVTAYIPGIGHNLQEHSVVMIRGGRVKDLPGVRYHIIRGTLDTAGVKDRKQGRSKYGAKRPKPAAAK, from the coding sequence ATGCCCACCATCCAGCAACTCATCCGTAGTGAGCGCAATAAAGCTAAGAAGAAAACCAAATCCCCGGCTCTGAAGAGTTGCCCTCAGCGTCGTGGAGTTTGCACACGGGTTTATACCACTACGCCTAAAAAACCGAACTCCGCTCTTCGTAAAGTGGCACGGGTGCGCTTAACTTCAGGCTTTGAAGTCACAGCTTACATTCCCGGCATCGGTCACAACTTACAAGAACACTCCGTCGTGATGATTCGGGGCGGACGGGTAAAAGACTTACCTGGTGTTCGCTACCACATCATTCGCGGAACACTCGACACCGCTGGCGTGAAAGACCGCAAGCAAGGTCGTTCCAAGTACGGTGCGAAACGTCCGAAACCCGCAGCCGCGAAATGA
- the gltB gene encoding glutamate synthase large subunit: protein MSQASVPSECHEFNGYAGQRWLVEERDACGVGFIADQKGRNSHDLMEKALSALACLEHRGGCSADQDSGDGAGLMAAIPWEILNQWAGERGVTLTPDQVGVGMVFLPQDSAIAASVKDIAEKIVAEEGLTFLGWRVVPVKPEILGVQARENQPQIEQLLVKSDTLSGEELERKLYLTRKQIHRILAEQAKPGFDELYVCSFSTRTIVYKGMVRSAILGEFYQDLQNPNYKTSFALYHRRFSTNTMPKWPLAQPMRLLGHNGEINTLLGNVNWMKAREADLAHEFWGDRITALKPTVNSNNSDSANLDNVMELLVRSGRSPVEALMMMVPEAYKNQPELTDHPEIVDFYEYHSGIQEAWDGPALLAFCDGKVVGATLDRNGLRPARYTVTRDGYLVVASEAGVVDIPESEVLEKGRLGPGQMIAFDLQKLEVLKNWEIKQRVANAHPYGEWLKQNRKTLHSQDYLEATEMDQQALLTHQTAFGYTLEDVEMVIQDMAAQGKEPTFCMGDDIPLAVLSERPHLLYDYFKQRFAQVTNPPIDPLREKLVMSLTMQLGARGNLLETKSEGANLFLLESPVLTEPELDQVRNSGLETANLSTLFEIAAGPEGLKAAVKTLCEQAAEAVRSGKKILVLSDRLDHSGNFTRLNPDQSYIPPLLAVGAVHHHLIRQGLRMKASLIVDTAQAWSTHHFACLMGYGASAVCPYLALESVRQWWSDSKTQSLMERGKIKAASLTAVQANFRKAIEDGLLKILSKMGISLLSSYQAAQIFEAIGIGGDLLNLGFFGTASRLGGLTIAELAQEILSFHSRAFPELTTKKLENFGFVQYRPGGEYHMNSPELAKHLHQAVRTKSFDHYELYQQHLANRPITALRDLLDFKSDRESISIDEVESATEIVKRFCTGGMSLGALSREAHEVLAIAMNRLGGRSNSGEGGEDPVRYKVLDRVEGGISPLLPHLKGLKVGDTANSAIKQVASGRFGVTPEYLMSAKQIEIKMAQGAKPGEGGQLPGPKVSPYIAMLRRSKPGVTLISPPPHHDIYSIEDLAQLIFDLHQINPTAQVSVKLVAEVGIGTIAAGVAKANADIIQISGHDGGTGASPLSSIKHAGSPWELGLTEVHRVLMQNQLRDRVILRVDGGIKAGWDVLMAALMGGEEFGFGSIAMIAEGCIMARICHTNSCPVGVASQKEELRKRFPGTPDHVVNFFLFVAEEVRSLLARLGYKSLNEIIGRADLLKMREGVSLTKTQMLNLDCLTQLPDTRSDRSWLNHEAVHSNGVVLDDQILSDADVQAAIQDQGEASQSIDVINTDRTVGTRIAGAIAKQYGNSGFGGQITLNFAGSVGQSFGAFNLPCMTLNLVGEANDYVGKGMHGGTIAIKPSSEATYDPSQNVIIGNTCLYGATGGRLFANGQAGERFAVRNSLAEAVVEGVGDHCCEYMTGGVVVVLGRAGRNVGAGMTGGLAYFFDEDGSFQEKVNAEIVKVQRVSAPAGEQQLRELLEAHVEHTGSPKAKAILANWSESLPKFWQVVPPSEKDTPEANPDVEKVAVSA from the coding sequence ATGAGTCAAGCAAGTGTTCCGTCAGAGTGTCATGAATTTAATGGATATGCAGGTCAGCGCTGGCTCGTCGAAGAACGGGATGCCTGCGGTGTCGGTTTTATCGCAGATCAAAAAGGTCGAAATAGCCACGATTTGATGGAAAAGGCGTTATCTGCACTCGCTTGCTTGGAACATCGGGGCGGATGTAGCGCGGATCAGGACTCCGGAGATGGCGCGGGTCTGATGGCGGCGATTCCGTGGGAGATCTTGAATCAGTGGGCGGGTGAGCGAGGAGTTACCTTAACCCCCGATCAAGTCGGTGTGGGAATGGTATTTTTGCCGCAAGATAGCGCGATCGCAGCATCTGTAAAAGACATCGCAGAGAAAATCGTTGCTGAAGAAGGTTTAACGTTCTTGGGCTGGCGAGTTGTCCCGGTTAAACCTGAAATTCTTGGCGTTCAAGCGCGGGAAAATCAGCCGCAAATTGAGCAATTGTTAGTGAAATCTGACACGCTGAGTGGCGAAGAGTTAGAGCGCAAACTGTATCTGACTCGCAAACAGATTCATCGAATTTTGGCAGAACAGGCGAAACCTGGATTTGATGAACTGTATGTGTGTTCGTTTTCGACTCGCACGATCGTTTATAAGGGCATGGTGCGATCGGCAATTTTGGGCGAGTTTTACCAAGACTTGCAAAATCCGAACTATAAGACTTCATTCGCCCTGTATCACCGTCGTTTCAGCACGAATACAATGCCAAAATGGCCCCTTGCCCAACCGATGCGGCTTTTGGGTCACAATGGCGAAATCAATACGCTGCTTGGAAACGTCAACTGGATGAAAGCGCGGGAAGCGGACTTGGCACACGAATTTTGGGGCGATCGCATCACTGCCCTGAAGCCTACCGTGAACTCGAACAATAGCGATTCTGCTAACTTAGACAACGTGATGGAACTGCTCGTTCGATCTGGACGTAGCCCGGTTGAAGCGTTGATGATGATGGTTCCAGAAGCGTATAAGAATCAGCCAGAGCTTACCGATCACCCTGAAATTGTGGACTTCTATGAGTATCACAGCGGTATTCAGGAAGCTTGGGATGGTCCGGCTTTGCTGGCGTTCTGTGATGGAAAAGTTGTCGGGGCAACGCTCGATCGAAATGGTCTTCGTCCCGCTCGTTACACGGTCACTCGCGATGGCTACTTGGTCGTTGCATCAGAAGCAGGTGTCGTTGATATTCCAGAATCCGAAGTGCTTGAGAAAGGTCGCTTAGGTCCTGGACAGATGATTGCGTTTGATTTGCAGAAGCTAGAAGTGCTGAAGAACTGGGAAATCAAGCAACGTGTCGCAAATGCTCACCCTTATGGAGAGTGGCTAAAGCAAAATCGGAAGACGTTGCACTCTCAGGACTATCTAGAAGCGACTGAAATGGATCAGCAAGCGCTTCTGACCCACCAAACCGCATTCGGCTACACCTTGGAAGATGTGGAAATGGTCATCCAAGATATGGCGGCACAAGGAAAAGAGCCGACCTTCTGTATGGGTGATGATATTCCACTAGCGGTACTGTCTGAGCGTCCTCACCTGCTGTACGACTATTTCAAACAGCGGTTTGCTCAGGTGACGAATCCCCCGATCGACCCACTCCGCGAAAAACTCGTTATGTCTTTGACGATGCAACTCGGAGCGCGTGGAAATCTGCTTGAAACCAAGTCTGAAGGCGCGAATCTGTTCTTGCTAGAGTCGCCTGTTTTAACAGAACCGGAATTGGATCAAGTTCGTAATTCTGGTCTTGAAACCGCAAACCTTTCGACCTTGTTTGAGATTGCTGCTGGACCTGAAGGGCTAAAAGCTGCGGTTAAAACTCTATGTGAACAAGCAGCAGAAGCGGTTCGGTCGGGTAAAAAGATCTTGGTGTTAAGCGATCGCTTAGATCATTCCGGCAATTTCACTCGATTAAACCCTGACCAAAGCTACATTCCGCCGCTCTTAGCCGTTGGAGCCGTTCACCATCATCTGATCCGTCAAGGATTGCGGATGAAAGCTTCTCTGATTGTGGATACCGCTCAAGCTTGGAGTACTCATCACTTCGCTTGCTTAATGGGCTACGGCGCAAGTGCAGTTTGTCCTTATCTCGCCTTAGAATCGGTGCGCCAATGGTGGTCAGATTCTAAGACTCAAAGCTTGATGGAGCGTGGAAAGATCAAAGCGGCAAGTTTAACCGCAGTGCAAGCGAACTTCCGTAAAGCGATCGAGGATGGATTGCTCAAAATCCTCTCGAAGATGGGCATTTCCTTGCTGTCAAGCTATCAAGCCGCTCAAATCTTTGAAGCGATAGGCATCGGTGGCGATTTGCTCAACTTAGGATTTTTTGGAACTGCATCGCGATTAGGTGGATTGACGATCGCAGAACTTGCCCAAGAAATTCTCTCGTTCCACAGCCGCGCTTTCCCAGAGTTAACGACCAAGAAACTCGAAAACTTTGGCTTTGTTCAGTACCGTCCAGGTGGCGAGTACCACATGAACAGCCCGGAACTGGCAAAACATTTACACCAAGCTGTCAGAACCAAGAGTTTTGATCACTACGAACTGTATCAACAGCATCTCGCGAATCGCCCGATTACGGCTTTACGGGATTTGCTCGACTTCAAGAGCGATCGAGAATCTATCTCAATCGATGAAGTCGAATCCGCAACCGAAATCGTGAAGCGCTTCTGTACGGGTGGAATGTCGCTTGGTGCATTGTCCCGTGAAGCGCATGAAGTGTTAGCGATCGCAATGAACCGTTTGGGGGGTCGATCGAACTCTGGTGAAGGTGGTGAAGATCCTGTCCGGTACAAAGTTCTCGACAGAGTAGAAGGAGGAATTTCGCCGCTCTTACCTCATCTGAAAGGTCTGAAGGTCGGAGATACCGCGAACTCTGCTATCAAACAAGTCGCGTCTGGTCGCTTTGGTGTGACACCTGAGTATCTAATGAGCGCGAAGCAAATCGAAATCAAGATGGCTCAAGGCGCGAAACCGGGTGAAGGCGGACAATTGCCAGGACCGAAAGTGAGTCCTTATATTGCGATGCTGCGTCGATCGAAGCCTGGAGTAACTTTGATTTCTCCGCCGCCGCATCATGACATTTACTCGATCGAAGATCTCGCCCAGCTAATCTTCGACCTGCACCAAATCAATCCAACGGCTCAAGTTTCAGTGAAATTGGTGGCAGAAGTAGGAATTGGTACGATCGCGGCTGGAGTCGCCAAAGCAAACGCAGATATTATTCAAATCTCCGGTCACGATGGCGGTACAGGTGCATCTCCACTAAGTTCGATCAAACACGCGGGTAGTCCGTGGGAATTGGGCTTAACTGAAGTTCATCGGGTCTTGATGCAGAACCAATTGCGCGATCGCGTGATTCTTCGAGTCGATGGCGGCATCAAAGCTGGATGGGATGTTTTGATGGCGGCATTAATGGGCGGCGAAGAATTTGGATTTGGCTCGATCGCAATGATTGCCGAAGGTTGCATCATGGCGCGGATCTGTCACACGAATAGCTGTCCGGTCGGAGTCGCAAGCCAGAAAGAAGAACTGCGTAAGCGCTTCCCTGGAACGCCGGATCATGTGGTGAACTTCTTCTTATTTGTTGCGGAAGAAGTGCGATCGCTCTTAGCTCGTTTAGGCTACAAGTCCCTGAATGAGATCATTGGACGTGCTGATCTGCTGAAGATGCGTGAAGGTGTGAGTTTAACCAAGACTCAGATGTTGAACCTCGATTGTTTGACTCAGCTACCAGATACGCGCAGCGATCGCTCTTGGCTGAATCACGAAGCAGTTCACAGTAACGGCGTTGTTCTCGATGATCAAATTCTGAGTGATGCGGATGTTCAAGCTGCAATCCAGGATCAAGGTGAGGCGAGTCAGTCGATCGATGTGATCAACACGGATCGAACGGTTGGAACTCGAATTGCAGGAGCGATCGCAAAACAATACGGTAACTCCGGTTTCGGTGGTCAAATTACCTTGAACTTTGCCGGAAGCGTTGGACAAAGCTTCGGAGCCTTTAACCTGCCTTGTATGACGCTGAACTTAGTCGGTGAAGCGAACGACTATGTAGGTAAAGGAATGCACGGAGGTACGATCGCGATCAAACCCTCATCTGAAGCAACCTATGATCCATCTCAAAACGTGATCATCGGTAATACTTGCCTCTATGGCGCAACAGGTGGACGACTCTTCGCAAATGGACAAGCCGGAGAACGCTTTGCCGTCCGAAACTCACTTGCTGAAGCGGTTGTCGAAGGTGTTGGCGATCACTGTTGCGAATACATGACAGGCGGCGTGGTGGTCGTTCTTGGGCGTGCAGGTCGGAACGTGGGCGCAGGTATGACGGGTGGATTGGCTTACTTCTTCGATGAAGATGGTAGCTTCCAAGAGAAAGTCAATGCTGAGATCGTCAAAGTTCAGCGAGTCAGTGCCCCTGCGGGTGAACAACAGCTAAGAGAACTGCTTGAGGCGCACGTAGAACATACGGGTAGCCCGAAAGCGAAAGCGATTTTGGCGAACTGGTCAGAGTCGTTGCCGAAGTTCTGGCAGGTTGTTCCACCGTCTGAGAAGGATACACCTGAAGCGAATCCGGATGTTGAGAAAGTAGCGGTTTCGGCTTGA
- a CDS encoding phosphodiester glycosidase family protein, with the protein MASLKFGFYGLALLLMSSPALADAPAALDFNLAQQSPPSSPAPLNFNPITQGTQIVLNGQTFGGNWSQWQADGATRIGLSDALLTQQFGAELLSTNDASRQPIQWFSEAVFPTRLTPPLRYLDVTEFVQKNGWRTQISGNTLQITTPIANLTAIQQEQPTPNIDLISISFDRPVTWQADPQLNELVLTLDAQVDQAQLEKFKPTAASRIRSLKVERNGNRTIVRIGVPLSLRSRITTASSPDRIVIEVGANFLADKEILWANGLFWRQRSLTVGTNQFPIVWLEVNPRQPGLSIRPILPNSTTLVGTLPLFTTAQQSLATAAINGGYFNRNNQLPLGAIKLENRFASGPILSRGVAGWDAAGNWKFDRLTLQETIVLGSGQRFPLTTLNSAYVQAGIARYTADWGSTYTTLTDNEILLPVQNNQTGTQQLVPTAGTAVTVPTTGYLLAFRSNRTAAASFTPAIPVQLQSTFNLPDLAAFPNLIGGGPLLIRNGQIVLDGRLEQFSTAFIQERAARSAIGQTADGRILIVTAQNNVSGVGATLSDMAVIMQQLGAVNALNLDGGSSTTLYLGGQILDRPLRSSARVHNGIGVFLQP; encoded by the coding sequence ATGGCTTCTCTTAAATTCGGTTTCTACGGACTTGCTTTACTGTTGATGTCATCTCCTGCGTTGGCGGATGCTCCAGCAGCTCTCGATTTCAATCTCGCTCAACAAAGTCCACCTTCTAGCCCTGCTCCTTTGAATTTCAATCCAATTACTCAAGGAACCCAAATCGTTCTCAACGGACAAACCTTCGGCGGTAACTGGAGTCAATGGCAAGCAGATGGAGCGACGCGAATCGGATTAAGTGATGCACTCTTGACACAGCAATTTGGGGCAGAGCTTCTCAGTACAAACGATGCAAGCCGTCAACCGATTCAATGGTTTTCCGAAGCAGTTTTCCCAACTCGATTAACGCCGCCACTACGATATTTAGATGTCACCGAATTCGTCCAGAAAAACGGTTGGCGAACTCAAATCAGTGGAAATACGCTACAAATCACGACTCCGATCGCAAACCTGACTGCAATTCAGCAAGAACAGCCCACACCGAATATCGATCTCATTTCGATTTCTTTCGATCGCCCTGTCACCTGGCAAGCTGATCCACAACTTAATGAGCTTGTTCTAACGCTTGATGCTCAGGTGGATCAAGCTCAGCTAGAAAAATTTAAGCCCACTGCCGCAAGTCGAATCCGATCGCTAAAAGTCGAACGGAATGGCAATCGAACGATCGTCAGAATTGGCGTTCCGTTGAGTCTACGATCGCGAATTACAACGGCATCGAGTCCCGATCGCATCGTGATCGAAGTCGGCGCGAATTTCCTTGCTGATAAAGAAATCTTGTGGGCAAATGGTTTGTTTTGGAGACAGCGATCGTTAACCGTAGGAACGAACCAATTTCCGATCGTTTGGCTTGAAGTGAATCCTCGCCAACCTGGATTAAGCATTCGTCCAATTTTGCCTAATTCCACAACGCTAGTCGGAACTCTACCGCTATTTACTACGGCTCAACAATCTTTAGCAACGGCTGCCATTAACGGAGGTTATTTCAATCGGAATAATCAATTACCGCTTGGGGCAATCAAGCTAGAGAATCGATTCGCATCCGGTCCGATTTTGAGTCGGGGTGTCGCTGGATGGGACGCAGCGGGAAATTGGAAGTTCGATCGCTTAACTCTTCAAGAAACGATCGTTCTCGGTTCCGGTCAACGTTTCCCCCTAACCACGTTGAATTCTGCCTACGTTCAAGCCGGAATTGCTCGCTACACCGCCGATTGGGGCAGCACTTACACGACTCTGACCGATAACGAAATCCTGCTTCCTGTTCAAAATAATCAAACGGGCACACAGCAACTTGTTCCAACCGCAGGAACAGCAGTGACAGTCCCAACCACAGGCTATTTATTGGCATTTCGATCGAACCGTACCGCCGCTGCTTCCTTCACTCCAGCTATTCCCGTTCAGCTTCAAAGCACCTTCAATTTGCCCGATTTAGCGGCATTTCCAAATTTAATCGGAGGGGGACCGCTTCTAATTCGTAACGGTCAAATCGTTTTAGACGGTCGCCTAGAGCAATTCAGTACAGCGTTTATTCAAGAAAGAGCGGCGCGAAGTGCGATCGGACAAACCGCAGACGGCAGAATCCTCATCGTCACGGCTCAAAATAACGTCTCTGGTGTCGGTGCAACCCTGAGCGATATGGCGGTCATTATGCAGCAGTTAGGAGCCGTTAACGCTCTTAATCTCGATGGTGGGAGTTCGACGACGCTTTATTTAGGAGGGCAAATTCTCGATCGACCTCTCCGATCGTCCGCACGAGTTCACAATGGGATTGGCGTTTTTCTTCAGCCGTAA
- the rpsG gene encoding 30S ribosomal protein S7 — MSRRVVIKKRPIPADSVHNSRLVTMMVRRIMESGKKSLATRIVYDAFEIIKERTGSDPLETFERAVKNATPLVEVKARRVGGATYQVPMEVRTDRGIALALRWLIQFSRSRAGKSMSAKLANELMDAANETGSAIRKREETHRMAEANKAFAHYRY, encoded by the coding sequence ATGTCTCGTCGCGTCGTCATCAAAAAGCGTCCCATTCCCGCCGACTCTGTTCATAACTCGCGTCTTGTCACAATGATGGTGCGGCGGATTATGGAGAGCGGTAAAAAATCTCTGGCAACCCGTATCGTCTACGATGCGTTTGAGATCATCAAAGAGCGCACTGGATCTGATCCGCTGGAGACTTTTGAGCGGGCAGTCAAGAATGCGACTCCTTTGGTTGAAGTGAAAGCGCGTCGGGTTGGGGGTGCAACTTACCAAGTGCCGATGGAAGTCCGTACCGATCGTGGAATTGCTTTAGCGTTGAGATGGTTAATTCAGTTTTCTCGCTCTCGTGCAGGCAAGTCAATGTCAGCAAAACTGGCAAACGAATTGATGGATGCTGCCAACGAAACGGGAAGCGCGATTCGGAAGCGCGAAGAAACGCACCGGATGGCAGAAGCTAATAAAGCATTCGCGCACTATCGCTATTAA
- a CDS encoding iron-sulfur cluster assembly accessory protein, giving the protein MIELSPSAIAEIQRLHHRHPNPSAFFRLQIESGGCAGLSYITRFETELNSSDRIQQCHGIQIAIDPHSAQYLENLTIDFSEDLMGGSFRFHNPNAKKSCDCGVSFSINES; this is encoded by the coding sequence ATGATCGAACTCAGTCCTTCTGCGATCGCAGAAATCCAACGCCTGCACCACCGTCATCCTAACCCGTCCGCTTTTTTTCGGTTGCAAATCGAATCTGGCGGATGTGCAGGACTGTCATACATCACCAGATTTGAAACTGAATTAAATTCGAGCGATCGCATTCAACAGTGCCACGGCATTCAAATCGCGATCGATCCACACAGCGCTCAATATCTGGAAAATTTAACGATCGACTTTTCAGAAGACTTGATGGGTGGGAGTTTCCGCTTCCACAATCCGAATGCGAAAAAAAGTTGTGATTGTGGTGTCTCATTCTCGATCAACGAGAGCTAG
- a CDS encoding phosphomannose isomerase type II C-terminal cupin domain yields MAQAQEKTQTPALVLSPTPGKAAATELRPWGSFTILEEGRGYKIKRIEVKPGHRLSLQMHHHRSEHWIVVSGTAKVECGDAQITLGSNQSTYVPQCTTHRLENPGVIPLILIEVQNGEYLGEDDIVRFQDDYSRAN; encoded by the coding sequence GTGGCTCAGGCTCAAGAAAAAACTCAAACTCCCGCTCTAGTGCTGTCTCCGACCCCTGGTAAAGCGGCTGCAACTGAACTTCGTCCCTGGGGTTCGTTCACGATTCTCGAAGAAGGTCGCGGCTACAAAATCAAACGGATCGAGGTCAAACCCGGTCATCGTCTCAGCTTACAGATGCACCACCACCGCAGCGAACACTGGATCGTAGTCTCTGGCACTGCGAAAGTCGAATGCGGCGATGCCCAAATTACCCTCGGCAGCAATCAGTCTACCTATGTGCCTCAGTGCACCACGCATCGTCTAGAAAATCCTGGTGTGATTCCGCTGATTTTAATCGAAGTTCAGAACGGCGAATATCTCGGAGAAGATGACATCGTACGCTTCCAAGACGACTACTCTCGCGCTAACTAA
- a CDS encoding acyltransferase, which translates to MPDSTYSRFSQTLPRLKGLAILMVVTYHLWGYTRGYLNWAQILEQAQRQGVKGWLEAIANFACLLGEQGVHFFLIASGFGLAASWWRQNQAGKPFRAVTFWRRRVLRLLPLYWVAHGLAIALFFLNPAWIPFGSEIWTQGTGSIAFAIFASLTTLRNFLIQNYSFLNGAWWYVGLSIQLYLIFPVLIWIGRRWSWSVLLSGALGVSLIYRSLVVLSSGMLEPRIVEVLLKGAFFPSRLFEFVFGMILAVSLLESRPVFLLKSRWLPFTAGLWIFGLVCDGLASTGQLAFSIPADALIGVGELCVFYQLLSFKLPSLNFLGDYSYGIFLTHMNFYVPAWMITTRIIPNYWIRFVAVTLVTCGLGYLFEWSYRRLQRKGTA; encoded by the coding sequence ATGCCAGACTCTACCTATTCCCGTTTTAGTCAAACCTTGCCGCGCCTCAAAGGTTTGGCGATTCTCATGGTCGTTACTTATCACCTGTGGGGCTACACCCGCGGTTATCTCAACTGGGCGCAAATTTTAGAACAGGCTCAACGGCAGGGAGTCAAAGGCTGGCTCGAAGCGATCGCGAATTTCGCCTGTCTACTCGGTGAACAAGGTGTTCATTTTTTCCTGATCGCAAGTGGATTTGGTCTAGCGGCTTCCTGGTGGCGGCAGAATCAAGCCGGAAAGCCGTTTCGAGCCGTAACATTTTGGCGACGACGAGTGCTTCGATTACTCCCGCTCTACTGGGTCGCGCATGGGTTAGCGATCGCTCTCTTTTTCCTCAATCCCGCCTGGATTCCATTCGGCAGCGAAATCTGGACTCAAGGAACTGGCTCGATCGCATTCGCAATATTCGCCAGCCTCACAACGCTCCGAAATTTTCTCATTCAGAACTACTCGTTTTTGAATGGTGCTTGGTGGTATGTCGGGCTTTCGATCCAGCTTTATTTGATTTTTCCGGTGTTGATTTGGATCGGTCGGCGTTGGAGTTGGTCGGTTTTGTTATCCGGTGCGTTAGGTGTTTCGCTGATTTACCGGAGTTTAGTCGTACTAAGCAGCGGAATGTTAGAGCCGCGAATCGTCGAAGTTCTGTTGAAAGGTGCGTTTTTTCCTTCGCGATTATTTGAGTTTGTGTTTGGGATGATTTTGGCGGTTTCGCTTCTCGAATCCCGTCCAGTTTTTCTACTCAAATCTCGGTGGCTCCCGTTCACTGCTGGTTTGTGGATCTTCGGTCTTGTTTGTGACGGACTCGCAAGCACTGGACAACTCGCATTTTCAATTCCTGCGGATGCACTGATTGGAGTTGGAGAACTGTGTGTCTTCTATCAGCTTTTAAGTTTCAAACTTCCTTCGCTGAATTTCTTAGGCGATTACTCTTACGGGATTTTCTTAACGCACATGAATTTCTATGTGCCTGCATGGATGATCACGACTCGAATCATTCCCAATTATTGGATTCGCTTTGTCGCTGTAACCCTAGTGACATGCGGTTTAGGGTATTTATTCGAGTGGAGTTATCGACGACTGCAACGGAAGGGGACGGCTTAG